Proteins from a genomic interval of Enterococcus faecium:
- a CDS encoding NAD(P)/FAD-dependent oxidoreductase has protein sequence MEKIAIIGGGIIGMTLASYLDTSKFNVALFDEGTGQATKASAGIISPWLSKRRNKQWYRLAKDGAAFFPKLIKDFQLDQTIYAQSGTLLLRPEKDLAELAVLAEKRKEEAPEIGNIEWLSPEQTSQALPLLKPAVSLRISGGGRLDGKAYLEHLGQRLAQKQMEQIQAKVTLHKKSDSWLIKGPFGEYTADRVILTPGPALKPLLQELGYAADIRPQKGQLLAFQTSYKMSQDWPVAMLDGEADFIPFMDGKILLGATHENDQGWDLAPTSEAYKGLTKSTEQFLTDPDQIKNWPYEFRVGTRAYTSDFSPFFGVLPDDPSLLAASGLGSSGLTTGPYIGYLLANFLNTGHWSTEDYQKDISTYITKNPS, from the coding sequence ATGGAAAAAATTGCCATTATCGGTGGCGGGATCATTGGTATGACCCTAGCCAGTTACTTAGATACATCAAAATTCAATGTTGCTTTATTTGATGAAGGGACAGGACAGGCAACTAAAGCTAGCGCTGGGATTATCTCCCCTTGGTTGTCGAAACGCAGAAACAAACAATGGTATCGTCTGGCTAAAGACGGCGCTGCTTTTTTCCCTAAACTTATAAAAGATTTCCAACTTGATCAAACGATTTACGCACAATCAGGGACACTTTTGCTTCGACCTGAAAAAGATTTAGCTGAATTGGCTGTTCTTGCCGAGAAACGAAAAGAAGAAGCGCCAGAAATTGGAAACATCGAATGGCTTTCACCTGAACAGACATCTCAAGCACTTCCGTTATTGAAACCAGCAGTTTCACTGCGTATCAGTGGTGGTGGTCGTCTGGATGGAAAAGCATATTTAGAACATCTTGGTCAGCGTTTAGCACAAAAACAAATGGAGCAGATCCAGGCAAAAGTCACTTTGCATAAGAAGAGCGATTCTTGGCTCATCAAGGGACCGTTTGGAGAATACACAGCTGATCGTGTAATTTTGACACCTGGCCCGGCACTTAAGCCTTTATTACAAGAATTAGGCTATGCTGCAGATATACGTCCGCAAAAAGGGCAGCTCTTAGCATTTCAGACATCTTATAAGATGAGTCAAGACTGGCCTGTTGCTATGCTTGACGGAGAAGCTGATTTCATTCCTTTCATGGATGGAAAGATCCTTTTAGGTGCTACCCATGAAAACGATCAAGGCTGGGATTTGGCTCCTACTAGCGAAGCTTATAAGGGATTGACTAAGAGTACAGAACAGTTCTTGACTGATCCAGATCAGATAAAAAACTGGCCATACGAGTTCCGTGTAGGTACCCGTGCTTATACGTCAGATTTTTCCCCATTTTTTGGCGTACTGCCAGATGATCCAAGCTTACTGGCTGCTAGCGGTCTAGGCTCTTCTGGCTTGACCACAGGTCCTTATATCGGCTATCTATTAGCCAACTTCTTAAATACTGGTCATTGGTCTACGGAAGATTATCAAAAGGACATCTCCACCTATATTACGAAAAATCCATCATAG
- a CDS encoding MFS transporter, with amino-acid sequence MTKQKQLLLVPAVIATGMMSFAGVLIETAMNVTFPTLIRQFDLTTAQVQWVTTIYLLMISIIVPLSTYLNRNFSLKKLFLASNLLFLAGIMIDFFSPTFMVLLFGRLLQGAATGIALPLMFHIILTFAPLNRRGAMMGVGTLTTAIAPAIGPTYGGIMTSHFTWNHIFLFLVPVLILSLIIGWFAIPEMAVQKSGYLDWISVLGICLLFSGSLTFLSTLGTVSSWIALIIGGIGWFLFYYRSKKVEHPLIRLSILSNKTFRLFLIGFLVYQFLLLGVSFVLPNFLQIVQGSSPFVAGLAMLPGAAVGALLSPFSGKMLDQYGPKKPIFAGLILSLIGWLALFLLIGHASVGVLIACHVFYMIGIGLSYSNMMTTGMNALNEELQGDGNAMFNTLQQFSGAVATSLVAVIINYVQHHTSHNYEVSTTLGSKAALGVLLLLLLVSFARFAYYLFFAKKA; translated from the coding sequence ATGACAAAACAAAAACAGCTGCTTTTAGTACCTGCAGTAATTGCAACAGGGATGATGTCTTTTGCGGGCGTATTGATCGAGACGGCCATGAATGTAACTTTCCCAACTCTTATCAGACAGTTTGATTTAACGACTGCACAAGTCCAATGGGTAACAACGATTTATCTTTTGATGATTTCGATCATTGTTCCGCTGTCTACTTATTTGAATCGCAATTTTAGTCTCAAAAAACTCTTTTTAGCTTCAAATCTGCTTTTCTTGGCAGGTATAATGATCGATTTCTTCTCTCCTACCTTCATGGTCCTATTGTTTGGTCGATTGCTCCAAGGTGCAGCGACAGGTATCGCTCTTCCGTTGATGTTCCATATTATCTTGACATTTGCCCCCCTCAATCGACGAGGCGCGATGATGGGTGTCGGTACTTTGACAACGGCCATTGCTCCAGCAATTGGCCCCACTTATGGAGGCATTATGACTTCACATTTTACATGGAATCATATCTTCCTGTTTCTTGTGCCCGTTTTGATTCTTTCTTTGATTATCGGCTGGTTTGCTATTCCCGAGATGGCAGTACAAAAAAGTGGTTATTTGGATTGGATAAGCGTTTTAGGAATTTGTCTTTTGTTTAGTGGAAGTCTAACATTTTTGAGTACGTTGGGAACAGTTTCCAGCTGGATTGCTTTAATCATCGGCGGTATTGGCTGGTTCCTTTTTTACTATCGAAGTAAAAAAGTGGAGCATCCACTGATCCGACTGTCTATTCTTTCAAATAAAACATTCCGCTTGTTTTTGATTGGCTTCTTAGTTTATCAGTTTTTATTACTTGGTGTATCTTTTGTCTTGCCGAATTTCCTTCAGATCGTTCAAGGAAGTAGTCCTTTTGTCGCTGGATTAGCGATGCTTCCCGGCGCAGCGGTTGGTGCTTTGCTTTCTCCTTTTTCCGGGAAAATGCTGGATCAATATGGTCCGAAGAAGCCAATTTTTGCTGGGCTGATTCTTTCTTTGATTGGTTGGCTAGCATTATTCCTACTCATAGGACACGCTTCAGTGGGTGTATTGATTGCTTGTCATGTGTTTTATATGATCGGTATCGGATTATCTTACAGCAATATGATGACCACCGGAATGAATGCACTGAATGAAGAACTACAAGGAGACGGGAACGCAATGTTCAATACCTTGCAGCAGTTTTCTGGCGCTGTGGCTACTTCATTAGTAGCGGTCATTATCAATTACGTCCAGCATCATACTTCCCATAACTATGAAGTGTCTACTACATTAGGATCAAAAGCAGCATTAGGCGTCTTGTTGCTGTTGCTTCTCGTAAGCTTTGCTCGATTCGCCTATTATCTGTTCTTTGCTAAAAAAGCGTAG
- a CDS encoding GyrI-like domain-containing protein, with the protein MEKIEWRKDKSYSMKKSPQILEVPKKPFFSIRGIGDPNQEDFKRRVACLYAVSYAIRMSPKKNWLIPDYQMYTVYPLEGQWGLQEKYLHEPVMKKEHFSYQLMIRQPDFVTEAIAQEAIQRSSKLPEDLKEQVVFKKMEEGLCAQILHVGPYAEEPATFEKLEAFIAKEGYERASKEHKEIYISDPRKSAPEKMKTILRVKIEKG; encoded by the coding sequence ATGGAAAAAATTGAATGGCGTAAAGACAAGAGCTATAGTATGAAAAAAAGCCCGCAAATACTAGAGGTTCCTAAAAAACCATTCTTTAGCATCAGAGGGATCGGCGACCCGAATCAGGAAGACTTTAAACGAAGAGTAGCCTGTCTATATGCAGTCAGCTATGCAATACGCATGTCGCCTAAAAAAAATTGGCTGATTCCTGATTATCAGATGTATACTGTCTATCCACTGGAAGGACAATGGGGACTGCAAGAAAAGTATTTGCATGAACCAGTGATGAAAAAAGAACATTTTTCTTATCAATTGATGATCCGACAGCCTGACTTTGTTACAGAAGCGATAGCACAAGAAGCCATTCAGCGTTCTAGCAAACTTCCGGAAGACTTGAAAGAACAAGTAGTATTCAAAAAGATGGAAGAAGGTCTTTGTGCCCAAATCTTACACGTCGGGCCCTATGCCGAAGAACCTGCAACGTTTGAGAAATTAGAAGCATTCATCGCAAAAGAAGGCTATGAAAGAGCTTCTAAAGAACACAAAGAGATTTACATCAGCGATCCAAGAAAATCAGCACCTGAAAAAATGAAGACGATTTTGCGTGTTAAAATAGAAAAAGGTTAG
- the argR gene encoding arginine repressor: MKKKQRQALIRQIITEQPIGTQEELLARLHEAGADVTQATISRDIREMKLVKSQNENKIVRYTLFNQPSVSLNEERLRTAIRREVLRIQSVQFMVIVLTERNGADVVTNWLDEVAYPEVVGTMAGVDTFIIICRSEEEAQRFAEKLEKMRE, encoded by the coding sequence ATGAAAAAGAAACAGCGACAAGCACTGATCCGCCAGATCATTACAGAACAACCTATTGGGACACAGGAAGAGCTGCTTGCGCGGCTGCATGAAGCAGGCGCCGATGTGACTCAAGCAACGATTTCTCGAGACATTCGAGAAATGAAGTTAGTAAAAAGTCAAAATGAAAACAAAATAGTACGCTATACATTATTTAACCAGCCATCTGTTTCTTTAAATGAAGAACGTTTGCGTACAGCAATTAGACGCGAGGTTTTGCGTATCCAGTCTGTTCAGTTCATGGTTATCGTATTGACTGAACGAAATGGTGCCGATGTGGTAACGAATTGGCTAGATGAAGTGGCTTACCCTGAAGTTGTCGGAACGATGGCCGGTGTAGATACATTCATTATTATTTGCCGCTCAGAAGAAGAAGCACAGCGATTTGCAGAAAAGCTGGAAAAAATGAGGGAATAA
- a CDS encoding phosphomannomutase/phosphoglucomutase: MKDMKALQNGSDIRGIALPVEGYEVNLTTDMVKKIGWGLANWIKKKKKSTDPNKKWTIGIGHDSRISGPALKEALIQSLKEQGIHVIDFELATTPAMFMSTQFEQFSCDAAVMLTASHLPYYYNGIKFFTSEGGAEKEDIAFILSQQQKIKSEQTGSVEKADLLTPYAQDLVTKIKKGIGTLESKPLNGWKIIVDAGNGAGGFFAEKVLNSLGADSTGSQFLEPDGRFPNHIPNPDNKEAMESIKQAVLANEADLGIIFDTDVDRSAVVSASGTVINRNNLIAVLSTIVLKEHPGTRIVTNSPTSSHLQRFIEEKGGIQVRYISGYRNVINKALELNRLGKDTQLAIETSGHAAFKENYFLDDGAYVIAKILMLLPELKRKGITLDEQIKELKQPVEVQEIRLKLFSDEPREQGNKILEEMKRLLEEEKGMNFDPENEEGIRYDLEEPYGNGWFLIRLSLHEPLLVLQIENDEFGKNKLALVKLAKLFGHFSDLESLTAE, translated from the coding sequence ATGAAAGATATGAAAGCGCTGCAAAATGGATCGGATATTCGAGGAATCGCATTACCAGTTGAAGGATATGAAGTAAACTTGACGACAGACATGGTAAAAAAGATCGGCTGGGGACTAGCAAACTGGATAAAGAAAAAGAAGAAATCAACCGATCCAAATAAAAAATGGACGATTGGGATTGGTCATGACAGTAGGATAAGCGGACCAGCACTGAAAGAGGCGTTGATCCAAAGTCTGAAAGAACAAGGGATACATGTCATCGATTTCGAATTAGCTACTACGCCTGCTATGTTTATGTCCACTCAATTTGAACAGTTCTCGTGCGATGCTGCGGTTATGCTGACTGCTAGCCATCTTCCCTATTATTATAATGGAATAAAATTCTTTACCTCAGAAGGAGGAGCAGAAAAAGAAGATATTGCTTTTATCCTATCACAGCAGCAAAAAATAAAAAGCGAACAAACTGGAAGCGTAGAAAAAGCAGACCTTTTGACACCTTATGCGCAAGATTTAGTCACAAAAATTAAAAAGGGGATTGGAACACTAGAAAGCAAACCACTAAATGGTTGGAAAATCATTGTTGATGCCGGAAATGGTGCTGGTGGATTCTTTGCTGAAAAAGTATTGAATAGCTTAGGTGCGGATTCAACAGGTTCCCAATTTTTGGAACCAGATGGCCGATTTCCTAATCATATCCCAAATCCTGATAATAAAGAAGCGATGGAAAGTATCAAGCAGGCTGTTTTAGCAAATGAAGCAGATCTTGGGATCATTTTCGATACAGATGTGGATCGTTCTGCAGTTGTCAGTGCTTCTGGAACAGTGATCAATCGAAATAATTTGATCGCAGTATTAAGTACAATCGTATTAAAAGAGCATCCAGGAACAAGAATCGTGACGAATTCCCCTACTTCTTCTCATCTACAAAGATTCATTGAAGAAAAAGGAGGCATCCAAGTTCGTTATATTTCCGGCTATCGAAATGTAATCAATAAAGCATTAGAACTTAACCGTCTTGGGAAAGATACACAGCTAGCCATCGAAACAAGCGGACACGCTGCATTCAAGGAAAACTATTTTCTGGATGATGGTGCATATGTCATCGCAAAGATCCTGATGCTTTTGCCAGAATTAAAAAGAAAAGGTATCACATTAGATGAACAAATCAAAGAGTTGAAACAGCCCGTAGAAGTACAAGAAATCCGATTAAAATTGTTCAGCGATGAACCACGCGAACAAGGAAACAAGATATTAGAAGAAATGAAGCGACTGTTGGAAGAAGAAAAAGGGATGAATTTCGACCCGGAAAATGAAGAAGGTATTCGATATGATCTAGAAGAGCCATACGGAAACGGCTGGTTTTTGATCCGTTTAAGCTTACATGAGCCGTTACTAGTATTACAGATAGAAAATGATGAATTCGGAAAGAACAAGTTGGCGTTAGTAAAATTAGCAAAATTATTCGGACATTTTTCTGATCTTGAATCATTAACAGCAGAATAA
- a CDS encoding organic hydroperoxide resistance protein — protein MKKAYETAMINHGGRNGEVEAPNGSMHMKITPPGIHAEGTNPEQLFAAGYASCFNGAVQHMIKEAGMTAESTVKARVSLYNLDDGGYQIGVVLEVHIDGISEEEAQKIAEDAHEFCPYSKATRGNIDVEVTIV, from the coding sequence ATGAAAAAAGCATACGAAACAGCAATGATCAACCATGGCGGGCGCAATGGAGAAGTCGAGGCACCAAATGGCTCGATGCATATGAAAATCACTCCTCCAGGAATCCATGCAGAAGGAACAAATCCAGAACAATTATTTGCAGCAGGTTATGCTTCTTGTTTCAATGGGGCGGTACAACATATGATCAAAGAAGCAGGAATGACAGCAGAGTCCACAGTAAAAGCACGTGTCTCTCTTTATAATTTAGATGATGGCGGCTATCAGATCGGTGTAGTATTAGAAGTGCATATCGATGGCATCAGCGAAGAAGAAGCCCAAAAAATTGCAGAAGATGCGCATGAATTCTGCCCTTACTCCAAAGCAACTAGAGGAAATATCGATGTAGAAGTAACGATTGTTTAG
- a CDS encoding FAD-containing oxidoreductase — protein MMEKYQNIVIGFGKGGKTLAKALASKGESVLVVEKSTRMYGGTCINIGCIPSKSLIFNGERGIDFTEAVARKEKLTGMLRAKNYHMISDEATGTVMDGTARFLSNHQIEVTNNGEKVIVEGERIFINTGSEPIILPIKGLNTSRYLIDSTQAMDQEQLPEKLVIIGAGYIGLEFASMFNEYGSKVVVLDAHSEFLPREDEDIAQMILEDMTNAGIEFHLGVSVDQVADQESTAAVTFTEDGQEVTIQASKVLAATGRKPSTASLGLENTDVKLTDRGAIAVDEYLRTDADNIWAIGDVKGGLQFTYISLDDYRIIMDQLKGENKRTTNNRKAVPYSVFITPTLSNVGLTEKQAKAQGVNYKLFKYMTSGVPKAQVLEDPKGVFKVLVDPETDLILGASIYAEDSHEVINLISLAMNGKLPYTLLRDQIYSHPTMSEALNDVLK, from the coding sequence ATGATGGAAAAATATCAAAATATTGTGATCGGTTTTGGAAAGGGCGGTAAGACTTTAGCGAAGGCGTTAGCTTCAAAAGGTGAATCGGTTTTAGTCGTTGAAAAGTCAACACGTATGTATGGCGGAACATGTATCAACATCGGCTGTATTCCTTCTAAATCATTGATTTTCAATGGAGAAAGAGGAATCGACTTTACAGAGGCTGTTGCTCGGAAAGAAAAATTGACGGGCATGCTTCGCGCCAAAAATTATCATATGATCAGCGATGAGGCAACTGGGACAGTGATGGACGGTACAGCACGTTTTCTTTCTAACCATCAAATCGAAGTGACGAATAATGGTGAAAAAGTGATTGTTGAAGGCGAACGGATTTTCATCAATACTGGTTCTGAACCAATCATTTTACCAATCAAAGGATTGAATACAAGTCGCTACTTGATTGATTCTACGCAAGCGATGGATCAGGAACAATTACCGGAAAAATTAGTGATCATCGGGGCTGGATATATTGGCTTGGAATTTGCATCAATGTTCAATGAATACGGATCTAAAGTTGTCGTTCTTGATGCCCATTCTGAATTTCTTCCACGTGAAGATGAAGATATCGCGCAAATGATTTTAGAAGACATGACAAATGCGGGAATCGAATTCCATCTAGGTGTATCTGTAGATCAAGTAGCAGACCAAGAATCAACAGCTGCCGTCACCTTTACAGAAGATGGCCAAGAAGTAACAATCCAAGCGTCAAAAGTTTTGGCTGCAACTGGAAGAAAACCAAGTACAGCATCACTTGGATTAGAAAATACAGATGTTAAACTAACAGATCGCGGAGCAATCGCTGTGGATGAATACCTTCGTACAGATGCAGACAACATTTGGGCGATTGGAGACGTCAAAGGCGGATTGCAGTTCACTTATATCTCTCTAGATGATTATCGAATCATTATGGATCAGTTGAAGGGCGAGAATAAACGAACAACGAATAACCGGAAAGCTGTGCCTTACAGTGTATTTATCACTCCGACTTTATCCAATGTAGGTTTAACAGAAAAACAAGCCAAAGCACAAGGCGTCAATTACAAATTATTCAAGTATATGACAAGCGGTGTCCCTAAAGCACAAGTATTAGAAGATCCTAAAGGTGTATTCAAAGTTTTAGTCGACCCTGAAACTGACTTGATTCTAGGGGCAAGTATCTATGCGGAAGATTCTCATGAAGTCATCAACTTGATTTCGCTAGCTATGAATGGAAAACTTCCTTATACGTTATTGAGAGATCAAATCTATTCTCATCCGACAATGAGTGAAGCTCTAAATGATGTATTAAAATAA
- a CDS encoding cysteine hydrolase produces MFNNKNTAVVLTDPQVEFLKPAGGGFGLTKDILEKYNTIENMIEMVKQAKEKGYKLFISPHYFYPHDHKWQFGGAGEHMMLEQQMFARKSQYESVEEGSGADFIEELKPYLDENTIISSPHKIFGPESNDLALQLRKNGIDTVILGGMNGNLCSDSHMRELIESGFNVVVATDAIGAPGQEAMDAALTNFGFIADQVMTTEEVLEQLS; encoded by the coding sequence ATGTTCAATAATAAAAATACAGCAGTAGTTCTCACTGACCCGCAAGTCGAGTTCTTGAAACCAGCAGGCGGTGGCTTTGGTTTGACAAAAGATATCTTAGAAAAATACAATACGATCGAAAATATGATTGAAATGGTAAAACAAGCAAAAGAAAAAGGATACAAACTCTTTATTTCTCCTCATTATTTTTACCCACATGACCATAAATGGCAATTTGGCGGTGCAGGAGAACATATGATGCTTGAGCAGCAGATGTTTGCTAGAAAAAGTCAATATGAATCAGTGGAAGAAGGTTCAGGAGCCGATTTTATCGAAGAATTGAAACCTTATTTGGATGAAAATACGATCATCAGCTCTCCTCATAAAATCTTTGGACCAGAAAGCAATGATTTGGCGCTCCAATTGAGAAAAAATGGAATCGACACAGTAATTCTTGGTGGAATGAACGGAAACTTGTGTAGCGATTCCCATATGCGTGAATTGATAGAGAGTGGATTCAATGTTGTGGTAGCGACAGATGCAATTGGTGCTCCTGGCCAAGAAGCAATGGATGCAGCGTTGACGAACTTTGGCTTTATTGCAGATCAAGTGATGACAACAGAGGAAGTATTAGAGCAACTATCATAA
- a CDS encoding TetR/AcrR family transcriptional regulator, translating into MKTKEKILEATKDLIYKKGYHETSIRDILAASDTGKGQFYYYFSSKKEVCLAVIHAHMDVWQTELFEDILNAGKQPEEALEEMLDWIFADHETQITYHGCPVGNLIIELSTVDEEYRLLLLELVNQWVKYTKQNILALSEEKLSDEEADRQAKALIAEIQGSILLLKVTQDLSLLRQNFQLIKERLLTSQKVL; encoded by the coding sequence TTGAAAACAAAGGAAAAGATCTTGGAAGCGACCAAAGATCTTATTTATAAAAAAGGCTATCATGAAACGTCAATCCGAGATATTCTAGCAGCTTCTGATACAGGAAAAGGTCAATTTTATTATTACTTTTCTTCAAAAAAAGAAGTTTGTCTAGCGGTGATCCATGCGCATATGGACGTATGGCAGACAGAATTGTTCGAAGACATCTTAAATGCTGGAAAACAGCCAGAAGAAGCATTAGAAGAAATGTTGGACTGGATTTTCGCTGATCATGAGACACAGATCACTTATCATGGCTGTCCTGTAGGTAATTTGATTATTGAGTTGAGTACAGTGGATGAAGAATACCGTCTGTTGCTACTAGAATTAGTCAATCAATGGGTCAAGTATACGAAACAAAATATCCTGGCACTTTCTGAAGAAAAACTGTCCGATGAAGAAGCAGACCGTCAAGCCAAAGCGTTGATTGCTGAAATCCAGGGAAGTATCTTATTGTTGAAAGTCACACAGGATCTATCACTACTTAGGCAGAATTTTCAATTGATCAAAGAAAGATTGTTAACTTCGCAAAAGGTTCTTTAA
- a CDS encoding SOS response-associated peptidase has protein sequence MCGRYFFDLESELLQNYYREAQTKQPKQAAELAAGEVFPSNLVVTLRKEEENILTPEIMKWGFTGFKKGQLMINARAETVEEKKTFHQPFLQNRCVFPMSGFYEWNEEKDKFMFSNKEKIVYIGGFYRSHQDEKMAESIIMTTEPNRTVAPIHDRMPLVLTEEQIEPWVTDISFARKIITQQMPELVMEKV, from the coding sequence ATGTGTGGTCGTTATTTTTTTGATCTAGAGTCAGAGCTCCTTCAGAATTATTATCGAGAAGCCCAGACGAAACAACCGAAGCAGGCAGCAGAATTAGCAGCTGGAGAAGTTTTTCCGTCAAATCTTGTTGTGACGTTAAGAAAAGAGGAAGAAAACATCCTCACTCCGGAAATCATGAAGTGGGGATTTACCGGATTTAAAAAAGGACAATTGATGATTAATGCCCGTGCAGAGACAGTAGAAGAAAAAAAGACCTTTCATCAACCATTTTTGCAAAATCGTTGTGTTTTCCCAATGAGTGGCTTTTATGAGTGGAATGAAGAAAAAGACAAATTTATGTTTTCAAATAAGGAAAAAATAGTGTATATTGGCGGTTTTTATCGTAGCCATCAGGATGAAAAAATGGCAGAATCAATCATAATGACTACTGAACCTAACCGCACAGTCGCACCAATCCATGACCGAATGCCGCTTGTCTTGACTGAAGAACAAATCGAACCTTGGGTAACAGATATTTCTTTTGCGCGAAAAATCATTACTCAGCAGATGCCTGAATTAGTAATGGAGAAGGTATAA
- the mazE gene encoding type II toxin-antitoxin system PemI/MazE family antitoxin, with protein MLVTKSRLQGSSVVVTLPSDNGKKPSENQEYIVVYSDDGTITLVPKIEDPFSGGEEAEYYEKDEWEDLTPEGREIL; from the coding sequence ATGCTTGTTACAAAATCTAGATTACAAGGAAGTTCTGTAGTGGTAACTTTACCTTCTGATAACGGAAAGAAACCTTCAGAAAACCAAGAATATATCGTTGTGTATTCTGATGATGGAACAATTACGTTAGTTCCAAAAATTGAAGATCCATTTAGTGGTGGGGAAGAGGCCGAGTATTATGAGAAAGACGAATGGGAAGATTTAACTCCTGAAGGGAGAGAAATTTTATAG
- a CDS encoding type II toxin-antitoxin system PemK/MazF family toxin, producing MSEERIYIPKKGDIVWIDFDPSVGKEIQKRRPGLVVSRYEFNRKTMFSVICPITSTIKNLPTRYSLPEELDIKGQVIITQLKSLDFKERKLKKIENLPLQDMAKIDQIIQYMF from the coding sequence GTGTCAGAAGAAAGAATTTATATTCCTAAAAAAGGTGATATTGTATGGATTGATTTTGATCCCTCCGTAGGAAAAGAAATTCAAAAAAGACGACCAGGACTAGTCGTCTCTCGTTATGAATTTAACCGTAAAACAATGTTTTCGGTCATATGTCCAATTACTTCCACTATAAAGAATTTACCGACACGTTACTCATTACCTGAAGAGCTAGATATAAAAGGACAAGTAATTATTACACAATTAAAATCTCTTGATTTTAAGGAACGAAAACTCAAAAAAATAGAAAACTTACCATTGCAAGACATGGCTAAAATTGATCAGATTATACAGTATATGTTTTAA
- a CDS encoding manganese catalase family protein yields MFRHQKELQFEAKPDRPNPLIAKYLQELIGGQYGEMSVAMQYLFQGWSCRGEEKYKDMLMDIATEEIGHVEMLATMVARLLEGAPVEDQEAAMQKDPTIGAIISGMNPQHAIVAGLGPRPADSVGNPWSGAYIIASGNLLADFRANLNAESQGRLQVARIYEMIDDRGVKDMLSVLLARDSYHQNLWECAVKELEEKEGSILVPSTFPRDKERKDIAYDFYNFSEGDQSSEGSWASGKALDGEGEYQWLKEPKIEGAAPKLEPVTPKMYGTPPFKK; encoded by the coding sequence ATGTTTAGACACCAGAAAGAATTGCAGTTTGAAGCAAAACCAGATCGTCCGAATCCATTAATCGCGAAATATCTGCAGGAGCTGATCGGCGGCCAATATGGCGAGATGAGTGTAGCTATGCAGTACCTGTTCCAAGGCTGGAGCTGCCGAGGAGAAGAAAAATATAAAGATATGCTGATGGACATTGCAACAGAAGAAATCGGCCACGTGGAAATGTTGGCGACAATGGTTGCTCGTTTATTAGAGGGTGCGCCTGTTGAAGATCAAGAAGCAGCGATGCAAAAAGATCCAACAATCGGTGCCATTATCTCTGGAATGAATCCACAGCACGCGATCGTAGCTGGCTTAGGACCTCGTCCTGCTGACAGCGTGGGCAATCCATGGAGCGGTGCCTATATCATTGCGAGTGGCAACTTGTTAGCAGACTTTAGAGCTAATTTAAATGCCGAATCACAAGGAAGACTTCAAGTAGCACGTATTTACGAAATGATCGATGATCGTGGCGTAAAAGATATGCTGTCTGTTCTCCTTGCAAGAGATAGCTATCATCAAAATCTATGGGAATGTGCAGTGAAAGAATTAGAAGAAAAAGAAGGTTCAATCTTAGTCCCAAGTACTTTCCCGCGTGACAAAGAACGAAAAGACATTGCTTATGACTTCTATAACTTCTCAGAGGGAGACCAAAGTAGTGAAGGTTCTTGGGCTAGTGGCAAAGCACTGGATGGCGAAGGCGAATATCAATGGTTGAAAGAACCTAAGATCGAAGGCGCTGCACCAAAATTAGAACCAGTAACACCAAAAATGTATGGGACACCTCCATTCAAGAAATAA